In one Chroicocephalus ridibundus chromosome Z, bChrRid1.1, whole genome shotgun sequence genomic region, the following are encoded:
- the CPLX4 gene encoding complexin-4, whose amino-acid sequence MAFLMKSMLSNQVKNLGLGGGGEESKEESTPSDPAAAAGMTREEYEEYQKQMVEEKMERDAAFAQKKAERACLRVHLREKYRLPKSELDENQIQMAGDDVGLPEDLQKMVAEDQVEEEDKDSILGQLQNIQNMDMDAIKEKAQATFTEMKQAAEQKCCVM is encoded by the exons ATGGCCTTTCTAATGAAAAGTATGTTGAGCAACCAGGTAAAGAATTTGGGACTTGgaggtggaggggaagaaagcaaagaagaaagcacTCCTTCTGATCCGGCAGCAGCCGCAGGGATGACCAGGGAGGAGTATGAGGAATATCAAAAGCAAATGGTTGAGGAGAA GATGGAAAGAGATGCAGCGTTTGCACAGAAAAAAGCAGAGCGAGCCTGTCTGAGGGTTCATCTGAGAGAAAAGTACAGGCTCCCTAAG AGTGAATTGGACGAGAATCAAATACAGATGGCTGGAGATGACGTGGGTTTGCCAGAAGACCTTCAGAAGATGGTGGCAGAAGAtcaggtggaggaggaggacaaggactCTATCCTGGGACAGCTGCAGAACATCCAGAACATGGACATGGATGCCATCAAAGAAAAGGCACAAGCCACCTTCACCGAAATGAAACAGGCTGCTGAGCAGAAATGTTGTGTCATGTAG
- the RAX gene encoding retinal homeobox protein Rx isoform X1, whose protein sequence is MHPPAAPLAMAEGAFSLSAPAARSPGGNPSRLHSIEAILGFTKEDGLLGPFPPDGSAGSAKEAERRGARLCLPKGPGEPPPTEPPGRAERFQEPYCPGSASPELPAGSGGEGKPSEEEQPKKKHRRNRTTFTTYQLHELERAFEKSHYPDVYSREELAMKVNLPEVRVQVWFQNRRAKWRRQEKLEVTSMKLQDSPILSFNRSPQGTPMGPLSSNLPLETWLSPPVPSGTALQSLPGFVASPQSLPSSYTPPPFLNSPAVTHALQPLGAMGPPPPYQCGATFVDKFPLDEADPRNTSIAALRMKAKEHIQSIGKPWQTI, encoded by the exons ATGcacccgcccgccgccccgctcgccATGGCCGAGGGCGCCTTCTCGCTGTCCGCTccggcggcgcggagccccggGGGGAACCCGTCGAGGCTGCACAGCATCGAGGCCATCCTGGGCTTCACCAAGGAGGACGGGCTGCTGGGCCCCTTCCCGCCCGACGGCAGCGCCGGCAGCGCCAAGGAGGCGGAGAGGCGGGGGGCCCGGCTCTGCCTGCCCAAGGGgcccggggagccgccgccgaCAGAGCCCCCGGGCCGCGCCGAGCGCTTCCAag AGCCCTACTGCCCCGGCAGCGCCAGCCCCGAGCTGcccgccggcagcggcggcgaAGGGAAGCCGTCggaggaggagcagcccaagAAGAAGCACCGGCGGAACCGCACCACCTTCACCACCTACCAGCTCCACGAGCTGGAGCGCGCCTTCGAGAAGTCCCACTACCCCGACGTCTACAGCCGGGAGGAGCTGGCCATGAAGGTCAACCTGCCCGAGGTCCGCGTCCAG GTGTGGTTTCAGAACAGACGGGCCAAGTGGAGGcggcaggagaagctggaggTGACCTCCATGAAGCTGCAGGACTCACCCATCCTCTCCTTCAACCGCTCGCCGCAGGGAACACCCATGGGTCCTCTCAGCAGCAACCTGCCCCTGGAGACGTGGCTGAGCCCGCCAGTGCCCAGCGGCACGGCCCTGCAGAGCCTGCCCGGCTTCGTGGCCTCGCCGCAGAGCCTGCCCAGCAGCTACACGCCACCGCCATTCCTGAACTCTCCGGCAGTGACCCACGCGCTGCAGCCCCTGGGTGCCATGGGACCACCGCCACCTTACCAGTGCGGGGCCACCTTTGTGGACAAGTTCCCCTTGGACGAGGCAGACCCGCGCAACACCAGCATTGCCGCCTTGCGGATGAAAGCCAAGGAGCACATCCAGTCCATTGGAAAACCCTGGCAGACAATCTGA
- the RAX gene encoding retinal homeobox protein Rx isoform X2: protein MHPPAAPLAMAEGAFSLSAPAARSPGGNPSRLHSIEAILGFTKEDGLLGPFPPDGSAGSAKEAERRGARLCLPKGPGEPPPTEPPGRAERFQGERGGGLPSPYCPGSASPELPAGSGGEGKPSEEEQPKKKHRRNRTTFTTYQLHELERAFEKSHYPDVYSREELAMKVNLPEVRVQVWFQNRRAKWRRQEKLEVTSMKLQDSPILSFNRSPQGTPMGPLSSNLPLETWLSPPVPSGTALQSLPGFVASPQSLPSSYTPPPFLNSPAVTHALQPLGAMGPPPPYQCGATFVDKFPLDEADPRNTSIAALRMKAKEHIQSIGKPWQTI from the exons ATGcacccgcccgccgccccgctcgccATGGCCGAGGGCGCCTTCTCGCTGTCCGCTccggcggcgcggagccccggGGGGAACCCGTCGAGGCTGCACAGCATCGAGGCCATCCTGGGCTTCACCAAGGAGGACGGGCTGCTGGGCCCCTTCCCGCCCGACGGCAGCGCCGGCAGCGCCAAGGAGGCGGAGAGGCGGGGGGCCCGGCTCTGCCTGCCCAAGGGgcccggggagccgccgccgaCAGAGCCCCCGGGCCGCGCCGAGCGCTTCCAaggtgagcggggcggggggctcccctcc CCCTACTGCCCCGGCAGCGCCAGCCCCGAGCTGcccgccggcagcggcggcgaAGGGAAGCCGTCggaggaggagcagcccaagAAGAAGCACCGGCGGAACCGCACCACCTTCACCACCTACCAGCTCCACGAGCTGGAGCGCGCCTTCGAGAAGTCCCACTACCCCGACGTCTACAGCCGGGAGGAGCTGGCCATGAAGGTCAACCTGCCCGAGGTCCGCGTCCAG GTGTGGTTTCAGAACAGACGGGCCAAGTGGAGGcggcaggagaagctggaggTGACCTCCATGAAGCTGCAGGACTCACCCATCCTCTCCTTCAACCGCTCGCCGCAGGGAACACCCATGGGTCCTCTCAGCAGCAACCTGCCCCTGGAGACGTGGCTGAGCCCGCCAGTGCCCAGCGGCACGGCCCTGCAGAGCCTGCCCGGCTTCGTGGCCTCGCCGCAGAGCCTGCCCAGCAGCTACACGCCACCGCCATTCCTGAACTCTCCGGCAGTGACCCACGCGCTGCAGCCCCTGGGTGCCATGGGACCACCGCCACCTTACCAGTGCGGGGCCACCTTTGTGGACAAGTTCCCCTTGGACGAGGCAGACCCGCGCAACACCAGCATTGCCGCCTTGCGGATGAAAGCCAAGGAGCACATCCAGTCCATTGGAAAACCCTGGCAGACAATCTGA